Proteins from a genomic interval of Bradyrhizobium sp. CCGB01:
- the glyS gene encoding glycine--tRNA ligase subunit beta, translating into MPELLLELFSEEIPARMQAKAADDLRRMVTDKLVAEGLVYEGAKAFATPRRLALTVHGIPVRQPDLKTERRGPKVGAPDAAVQGFLKATGLKSLDEAKIQRDPKGDFYIGLIEKAGRDAIDVLAEILPVIIRTFPWPKSMRWGARSGKPGSLSWVRPLHAITATFGPETEEPDVVKFEVDGIETGQTTYGHRFMAPAAINVRRFEDYETKLKAARVILDPQARKDIIFADAKELTFAQGFELVEDQVLLDEVSGLVEWPVVMMGSFEAEYLAIPEEVIRATIRNNQKCFVVRDAKTGKLTNKFVLTANIEAADGGKVIVSGNERVIRPRLSDAKFFYETDLKTKLEDRLPKFDQIVFHEKLGTQAERIKRIERLAAEIAPLVGADVAKATRAAHLAKADLLTEVVGEFPEVQGLMGKYYALAQGEDASVAAACEEHYKPQGPTDRVPTDPVSVAVALADKLDTLVGFWAIDEKPTGSKDPYALRRAALGVIRLIAENNLRLSLMKVAASALAGLSVKSADASRLPGDLLAFFADRLKVQLREQGARHDLVDAVFALGGQDDLLMIVRRVEALGKFLDSDDGKNLLAGTKRASNILSIEEKKDKRSFAGSPDAALYSLDEEKALAKAIGEVQVEASAAVAREDFAAAMSAMAKLRPPVDAFFDKVRVNDDDAKVRENRLKLLNEIRSATRAVADFSKIQD; encoded by the coding sequence ATGCCCGAACTTTTGCTTGAACTGTTCTCGGAAGAAATCCCCGCGCGCATGCAGGCCAAGGCGGCCGACGATCTGCGCCGCATGGTCACCGACAAGCTCGTGGCCGAAGGTCTCGTCTATGAGGGTGCGAAGGCATTCGCGACGCCGCGCCGCCTTGCGCTCACCGTGCACGGAATCCCCGTGCGCCAGCCCGATTTGAAGACCGAGCGCCGCGGACCGAAAGTCGGCGCGCCCGATGCGGCCGTGCAGGGCTTTCTGAAAGCCACAGGCCTGAAATCGCTGGATGAAGCCAAGATCCAGCGCGACCCGAAGGGTGATTTCTACATCGGCTTGATCGAGAAAGCCGGCCGCGACGCGATCGACGTGCTTGCGGAAATCCTGCCCGTCATCATCCGCACCTTCCCCTGGCCGAAATCGATGCGCTGGGGCGCGCGCTCGGGCAAGCCGGGCTCGCTGAGCTGGGTGCGTCCGCTGCATGCGATCACCGCGACTTTCGGGCCGGAGACGGAAGAGCCGGATGTCGTCAAGTTCGAAGTCGACGGCATCGAGACCGGCCAGACCACTTACGGCCATCGCTTCATGGCACCGGCGGCGATCAACGTGCGCCGCTTCGAGGACTATGAGACGAAGCTGAAGGCGGCAAGAGTCATCCTCGATCCGCAGGCGCGCAAGGACATCATCTTTGCCGACGCCAAGGAGCTGACCTTCGCGCAGGGCTTCGAGCTGGTCGAGGATCAGGTGCTGCTCGACGAGGTTTCCGGCCTCGTCGAATGGCCCGTCGTCATGATGGGATCGTTCGAAGCCGAATATCTCGCGATCCCGGAAGAGGTGATCCGCGCCACCATCCGCAACAACCAGAAATGCTTTGTGGTCAGGGATGCGAAGACGGGCAAGCTGACCAACAAGTTCGTCCTCACCGCAAATATCGAGGCTGCCGACGGCGGCAAGGTCATCGTATCAGGCAACGAGCGCGTGATCCGTCCGCGCTTGTCGGATGCGAAGTTCTTCTACGAGACCGATCTCAAAACGAAGCTCGAGGATCGGCTGCCGAAGTTCGATCAGATCGTGTTCCACGAAAAGCTGGGTACGCAGGCGGAGCGCATCAAGCGCATTGAGCGCCTCGCCGCCGAGATCGCGCCGCTGGTGGGCGCGGATGTCGCTAAGGCGACGCGCGCCGCGCATCTCGCGAAGGCGGATCTGCTGACCGAAGTCGTCGGCGAATTCCCGGAGGTGCAGGGCCTGATGGGCAAGTACTACGCGTTGGCCCAGGGCGAGGACGCGTCCGTCGCCGCGGCCTGCGAGGAGCACTACAAGCCGCAAGGTCCCACGGATCGCGTGCCAACCGATCCGGTCAGCGTTGCGGTGGCGCTTGCAGACAAGCTCGACACGCTCGTCGGCTTCTGGGCGATCGACGAGAAGCCGACCGGCAGCAAGGACCCGTATGCGCTGCGGCGTGCGGCGCTCGGCGTGATCCGGCTGATCGCTGAGAATAATTTGCGTTTGTCGCTCATGAAGGTTGCGGCGTCCGCACTCGCCGGCTTGTCGGTGAAGTCGGCCGATGCTTCGAGGCTTCCAGGCGATCTGCTCGCCTTCTTCGCCGATCGTCTCAAGGTGCAGCTCCGCGAGCAGGGCGCTCGGCACGATCTCGTCGATGCCGTGTTCGCGCTCGGCGGCCAGGACGATCTCTTGATGATCGTGCGCCGTGTCGAAGCGCTCGGAAAATTCCTCGACAGCGACGACGGCAAGAACCTGCTTGCCGGCACCAAGCGCGCCAGTAACATCCTTTCGATCGAGGAGAAGAAGGATAAGCGTAGCTTCGCCGGTTCGCCGGATGCCGCGCTCTACAGCCTCGACGAGGAAAAGGCGCTGGCGAAGGCGATCGGCGAGGTGCAGGTGGAAGCGAGCGCCGCCGTCGCCAGGGAGGACTTTGCGGCTGCGATGAGCGCGATGGCAAAGCTGCGTCCGCCGGTCGATGCGTTCTTCGACAAGGTGCGCGTCAACGACGACGATGCGAAGGTGCGCGAGAACCGCCTGAAGCTGCTCAACGAGATCCGCAGCGCCACGCGCGCGGTCGCGGATTTCTCAAAGATCCAGGATTGA
- a CDS encoding DUF1236 domain-containing protein — translation MRNRILALAALAAAIGSPVAAQAQSGVTVGRAPVVVDSSPTIAVDQRPAFREYVVEQRVPAFRIPDRVVVGSTLPETGITYYDVPQRFGATTYRYTVVNGETVLVEPRSRRIVEVMD, via the coding sequence ATGCGGAACAGGATTCTTGCTCTTGCAGCGCTCGCGGCCGCGATTGGCTCGCCCGTCGCGGCGCAGGCGCAAAGCGGTGTCACGGTGGGACGCGCGCCCGTCGTGGTCGACAGCAGCCCTACAATTGCGGTCGATCAGCGGCCGGCCTTCCGCGAATATGTCGTCGAACAACGTGTGCCGGCCTTCCGTATCCCGGATCGCGTGGTGGTCGGCTCTACGTTACCCGAGACCGGCATCACCTATTATGACGTGCCGCAACGTTTCGGCGCCACCACCTATCGCTACACCGTCGTGAACGGCGAAACCGTGCTGGTCGAGCCGCGCTCGCGACGCATCGTCGAGGTGATGGACTAG
- a CDS encoding DUF3096 domain-containing protein: MHITVAHISPLLSLLAGVLILIMPRLLNLIVAIFLIINGAIGLGLLKWLHL, encoded by the coding sequence ATGCACATCACCGTCGCCCACATCTCGCCGCTTCTGTCGCTGCTTGCGGGCGTGCTTATCCTGATCATGCCGCGCCTGCTGAACCTGATCGTCGCCATCTTCCTCATCATAAATGGTGCGATCGGGCTCGGATTGTTGAAGTGGCTCCATCTCTAG
- the ppdK gene encoding pyruvate, phosphate dikinase has product MAKAASKPKKIPAKSKSSAAAKAAPPARKALAKSAPKPVAKAAKKAGAKPAAKPAAKVAAKAVTKPVAPKPAAKKAAPVAAKAGKWVFTFGDGKAEGRSEMRDLLGGKGANLAEMANLGLPVPPGFTVPTSVCTYFYAHDKSYPKELQSQVEKALDYVGKLTGKVFGDSKNPLLVSVRSGARASMPGMMDTVLNLGLNDETVEALSELSGDRRFAYDSYRRFITMYSDVVLGFEHHHFEEILDTFKDSQGYTLDTDLTAEDWVGLVGKYKDAVARETGKEFPQDPHDQLWGAIGAVFSSWMNARAVTYRKLHDIPESWGTAVNVQAMVFGNMGETSATGVAFTRNPSTGESKLYGEFLINAQGEDVVAGIRTPQDITEEARKESGSDKASMEAAMPEAFKELTRIYTLLEKHYRDMQDMEFTVEQGKLWMLQTRGGKRTAKAALRIAVELANEGLISKKEAVTRIDPASLDQLLHPTIDPDAKRDVIATGLPASPGAASGEIVFSSDEAAKLQGDGRKVILVRIETSPEDIHGMHAAEGILTTRGGMTSHAAVVARGMGKPCVSGCGTIRVDYGRGTMSIGSRTFKTGDVITIDGSLGQVLAGRMPMIEPELSGEFGTLMKWADQVRKIGVRVNGDTPEDARTAIKFGAEGIGLCRTEHMFFEETRIRTVREMILSEDEQSRRAALAKLLPMQRADFVELFEIMKGLPVTIRLLDPPLHEFLPHTHAEVEEVARAMNTDPRRLADRARELSEFNPMLGFRGCRIAIAYPEIAEMQARAIFEAAVEAEKRTGKAVGLEVMVPLIATKMELDLVKARIDATAKAVMRDSNTKLSYQVGTMIELPRACLLAAEIAESAEFFSFGTNDLTQTTYGISRDDAASFLGPYVTKGILSVDPFVALDQEGVGELVKIGVARGRKTRPKLKVGICGEHGGDPASVAFCHNIGLDYVSCSPYRVPIARLAAAQAALGKAVASQA; this is encoded by the coding sequence ATGGCCAAAGCCGCCTCGAAGCCTAAGAAAATACCAGCGAAATCAAAGTCCTCCGCCGCCGCGAAAGCTGCGCCGCCAGCCCGCAAGGCGCTGGCCAAGAGCGCGCCGAAGCCGGTCGCCAAGGCAGCTAAGAAGGCCGGAGCCAAGCCGGCCGCAAAGCCCGCCGCCAAAGTCGCTGCAAAGGCCGTGACCAAGCCGGTCGCGCCGAAGCCCGCGGCAAAGAAGGCGGCGCCTGTGGCGGCCAAGGCCGGCAAATGGGTGTTCACCTTCGGGGACGGCAAGGCCGAGGGCCGCTCGGAAATGCGCGACCTGCTCGGCGGCAAGGGCGCCAACCTCGCCGAGATGGCCAATCTCGGCCTGCCGGTGCCTCCGGGTTTCACCGTTCCGACCTCGGTCTGCACCTATTTCTACGCGCACGACAAGTCCTACCCGAAGGAGTTGCAGTCGCAGGTTGAGAAGGCGCTCGACTATGTCGGCAAGTTGACCGGCAAGGTGTTCGGCGATTCGAAGAACCCGTTGCTCGTCTCCGTGCGCTCCGGCGCGCGCGCCTCGATGCCGGGCATGATGGACACCGTGCTCAACCTCGGCCTCAACGACGAGACCGTCGAAGCGCTGTCAGAACTGTCGGGCGACCGCCGCTTCGCCTATGACAGCTATCGCCGCTTCATCACGATGTATTCGGACGTGGTGCTCGGCTTCGAGCATCATCACTTCGAGGAAATCCTCGACACCTTCAAGGACAGCCAGGGCTATACGCTCGATACGGACCTCACCGCCGAGGACTGGGTCGGTCTGGTCGGCAAGTACAAGGACGCGGTCGCGCGCGAGACCGGCAAGGAATTCCCGCAGGACCCGCACGACCAGCTCTGGGGTGCGATCGGCGCGGTGTTCTCATCCTGGATGAACGCGCGCGCGGTGACCTATCGCAAGCTGCACGACATTCCGGAATCCTGGGGCACCGCGGTCAACGTACAGGCCATGGTGTTCGGCAACATGGGCGAGACGTCGGCGACCGGCGTTGCCTTCACCCGCAATCCCTCGACCGGCGAGAGCAAGCTCTACGGCGAATTCCTGATCAACGCGCAAGGCGAGGACGTGGTGGCGGGCATCCGCACGCCGCAGGACATCACCGAGGAAGCGCGCAAGGAATCCGGCTCCGACAAGGCCTCGATGGAAGCGGCGATGCCGGAAGCCTTCAAGGAGCTGACGCGGATCTACACGCTGCTCGAGAAGCACTACCGCGACATGCAGGACATGGAGTTCACGGTCGAGCAGGGCAAGCTGTGGATGCTCCAGACCCGCGGCGGCAAGCGCACCGCCAAGGCGGCCTTGCGCATCGCGGTCGAGCTCGCCAATGAAGGCCTGATCTCGAAGAAAGAAGCGGTGACGCGGATCGATCCTGCCTCGCTCGACCAGCTGCTGCATCCGACCATCGACCCCGACGCCAAGCGCGACGTCATCGCGACCGGCCTGCCGGCCTCGCCGGGTGCGGCCTCCGGCGAGATCGTGTTCTCCTCGGACGAGGCGGCCAAGCTTCAGGGCGACGGACGCAAGGTCATTCTGGTCCGCATCGAGACCAGCCCGGAAGACATCCACGGCATGCACGCCGCCGAAGGCATCCTGACCACCCGCGGCGGCATGACCTCGCACGCGGCGGTGGTCGCGCGCGGCATGGGCAAGCCCTGCGTCTCCGGCTGCGGCACCATCCGCGTCGATTACGGCCGCGGCACCATGAGCATCGGCTCCCGCACCTTCAAGACCGGCGACGTCATCACCATCGACGGTTCGCTCGGCCAGGTGCTGGCCGGCCGCATGCCGATGATCGAGCCGGAACTGTCCGGCGAGTTCGGCACGCTGATGAAATGGGCCGACCAGGTCCGCAAGATCGGCGTGCGCGTCAACGGCGACACGCCGGAGGACGCGCGCACCGCGATCAAGTTCGGCGCCGAAGGCATCGGCCTCTGCCGCACCGAGCACATGTTCTTCGAGGAGACCCGCATCCGCACCGTGCGCGAGATGATCCTCTCCGAGGACGAGCAGTCGCGCCGCGCCGCGCTCGCAAAGCTGCTGCCGATGCAGCGCGCCGACTTCGTCGAGCTGTTCGAGATCATGAAGGGCCTGCCCGTCACGATCCGCCTGCTCGACCCGCCGCTGCACGAGTTCCTGCCGCACACCCATGCCGAGGTCGAGGAAGTGGCGCGCGCCATGAACACCGACCCGCGGCGTCTGGCCGACCGCGCGCGCGAGCTCTCGGAGTTCAATCCGATGCTCGGCTTCCGCGGCTGCCGCATCGCGATCGCCTATCCCGAGATCGCCGAGATGCAGGCGCGTGCGATCTTCGAAGCTGCCGTCGAGGCCGAGAAGCGCACTGGCAAGGCCGTCGGGCTCGAGGTGATGGTGCCGCTGATCGCCACCAAGATGGAGCTCGACCTCGTCAAGGCGCGCATCGACGCCACCGCGAAGGCGGTGATGCGCGACTCCAACACGAAGCTGTCCTATCAGGTCGGCACCATGATCGAGTTGCCGCGCGCCTGCCTGCTCGCGGCCGAGATCGCGGAGAGCGCCGAGTTCTTCTCGTTCGGCACCAACGACCTCACGCAGACGACCTATGGCATCAGCCGCGACGACGCGGCGAGCTTCCTCGGTCCCTACGTGACGAAGGGCATCCTGTCGGTCGATCCCTTCGTCGCGCTCGACCAGGAAGGCGTCGGCGAGCTCGTCAAGATCGGCGTCGCGCGCGGCCGCAAGACGCGCCCGAAACTCAAGGTCGGCATCTGCGGCGAGCACGGCGGCGATCCCGCTTCCGTCGCCTTCTGCCACAACATCGGCCTCGACTACGTCTCCTGCTCGCCCTATCGCGTGCCGATCGCCCGTCTCGCAGCGGCGCAGGCCGCGCTGGGCAAGGCGGTCGCGAGCCAGGCTTAA
- a CDS encoding cell wall hydrolase has translation MSVLRNHPKGARFASFGIGLCIFALMPRETGYQDIASLLARQPGVAERWQRQVFSAASSIQLATYSFSRPIGTSVPQSAMVRLASLDGRDVTGAISRNPTLQAPPRYQAADFPKVDRSMKGDRLASVAPTQAPETTAPSAAPAQEDPATSNSSVFGAKTVALPQAMSPESAAALDPELQEALRAPPLPQYANPPQASDAARAFAVQPLEALKQATLPAAPPRDPFRVKTSNLFFGSSSLGGSLESMESWQPGAEPLIVMPDPDMKVTASLTPPTEEIAKDIESGESVAPKGEVNADNQRARSPAERLALDDKSRAKSEKCLAEAVYFESRGEAVRGQMAVAQVVMNRVFSGKYPDTVCGAVYQNKHRHLACQFTFACDNNADVIREPEMWERAKKISKAMLDGQIWLPEVGKSTHYHAYWVRPSWVAEMKKMYKTGVHTFYRPRAWGDGSEEPSWGTPAQTAALSAELAQEAKSSAEMGVSERR, from the coding sequence ATGTCAGTGTTGCGTAACCATCCGAAGGGCGCGCGGTTCGCGTCCTTCGGCATCGGTCTCTGCATCTTCGCATTGATGCCGAGAGAGACCGGCTATCAGGACATCGCGTCGTTGCTGGCGCGTCAGCCCGGCGTCGCCGAACGCTGGCAGAGACAGGTGTTCTCCGCGGCGTCCTCGATCCAGCTCGCTACCTACAGCTTTTCCCGACCCATCGGCACTTCGGTTCCGCAGAGCGCGATGGTTCGCCTCGCGAGCCTCGATGGCCGCGACGTCACCGGCGCGATCAGCCGCAATCCGACGCTTCAGGCGCCGCCGCGCTACCAGGCCGCCGATTTTCCCAAGGTCGATCGCTCCATGAAGGGCGATCGCCTCGCAAGCGTCGCGCCCACACAGGCTCCCGAGACGACCGCACCATCCGCGGCACCGGCGCAGGAGGATCCCGCGACATCGAACAGCTCAGTGTTCGGCGCCAAGACCGTCGCGTTGCCGCAAGCCATGTCGCCGGAGTCCGCGGCCGCGCTCGATCCCGAGCTTCAGGAAGCACTGCGCGCGCCGCCACTGCCGCAATACGCCAATCCGCCGCAAGCCAGTGACGCAGCGCGCGCGTTCGCGGTCCAGCCGCTCGAGGCGCTGAAGCAAGCGACCCTTCCGGCCGCGCCGCCGCGCGATCCCTTCCGCGTGAAGACCTCGAACCTGTTCTTCGGCAGCTCCTCGCTCGGCGGCAGCCTCGAGAGCATGGAGAGCTGGCAGCCCGGCGCCGAGCCGCTGATCGTGATGCCCGACCCCGACATGAAGGTGACGGCTTCGCTGACGCCGCCGACGGAGGAGATCGCCAAGGACATCGAGAGCGGCGAGAGCGTGGCGCCGAAGGGCGAGGTCAACGCCGACAACCAGCGCGCCAGATCGCCGGCGGAGCGCCTCGCGCTCGACGACAAGTCGCGCGCGAAGTCCGAGAAGTGTCTGGCCGAAGCGGTCTATTTCGAATCGCGCGGCGAGGCCGTGCGCGGCCAGATGGCCGTCGCGCAAGTCGTGATGAACCGCGTGTTCTCGGGCAAATATCCCGATACCGTGTGCGGCGCGGTCTATCAGAACAAGCACCGCCACCTGGCGTGTCAGTTCACCTTCGCCTGCGACAACAATGCCGACGTGATCCGCGAGCCCGAGATGTGGGAGCGCGCGAAAAAGATCTCGAAGGCGATGCTCGACGGCCAGATCTGGCTGCCCGAGGTCGGCAAGTCCACGCACTATCACGCCTACTGGGTGCGCCCGTCCTGGGTCGCCGAAATGAAGAAGATGTACAAGACCGGCGTGCACACCTTCTATCGCCCGCGCGCCTGGGGCGACGGCAGCGAAGAACCGAGCTGGGGCACCCCGGCGCAGACCGCCGCACTGTCGGCTGAGCTCGCTCAGGAAGCCAAGAGTTCTGCCGAGATGGGTGTGAGCGAGCGGCGGTAG
- the nadC gene encoding carboxylating nicotinate-nucleotide diphosphorylase, whose product MITPTSLLYPDAFLSPLAIDAAVHRALDEDLGRAGDITSLATIPEVTKAQAILVARQSGVIAGLPLALATLQKLSPDIAVRAEVRDAARVARGQHVLTISGPARAILTAERTALNFVGRLSGVATLTADYVARTEGTKMRICCTRKTTPGLRALEKYAVRCGGGFNHRFGLDDAILIKDNHIAVAGGIRPVLERARAHAGHLVKIEIEVDTLAQLRDVLDTGLADAVLLDNMDSATLREAVRMNEGRLELEASGGVTLESIAAIAATGVDYASAGALTHSAPNFDCALDIEA is encoded by the coding sequence ATGATCACCCCGACCTCACTGCTCTATCCCGACGCCTTCCTCTCGCCGCTCGCGATCGATGCGGCAGTGCACCGCGCGCTCGACGAGGATCTCGGCCGCGCCGGCGACATCACCTCGCTGGCGACGATCCCGGAAGTGACTAAGGCGCAGGCGATCCTGGTCGCGCGCCAGTCCGGCGTGATCGCAGGATTGCCGCTGGCGCTGGCAACGCTGCAAAAGCTCTCGCCCGATATCGCGGTGCGCGCAGAGGTCCGCGATGCCGCACGGGTTGCGCGCGGCCAGCACGTGCTGACGATCTCGGGACCTGCGCGCGCCATCCTCACGGCAGAGCGCACGGCGCTGAACTTCGTCGGCCGCCTCTCGGGCGTCGCGACGCTCACGGCCGACTACGTCGCCCGCACCGAAGGCACGAAGATGCGCATCTGTTGCACGCGCAAGACCACGCCGGGGCTGCGGGCGCTGGAGAAATACGCGGTGCGCTGCGGCGGCGGCTTCAACCACCGCTTCGGGCTCGACGACGCGATCCTGATCAAGGACAACCACATCGCGGTCGCCGGCGGCATCCGCCCGGTGCTGGAGCGCGCCCGCGCCCATGCGGGGCATCTCGTCAAGATTGAGATCGAGGTCGATACGCTGGCGCAATTGCGCGATGTCCTCGACACTGGCCTCGCGGACGCCGTGCTGCTCGACAACATGGATTCTGCGACGCTGCGCGAAGCAGTGCGGATGAACGAGGGGCGGCTCGAGCTGGAGGCGTCAGGCGGCGTCACGCTGGAGTCGATCGCGGCGATCGCGGCAACCGGCGTCGACTACGCGTCGGCAGGCGCGCTGACGCATTCGGCGCCGAATTTCGACTGTGCGCTGGATATCGAGGCGTGA
- a CDS encoding L-aspartate oxidase: MQDNIDNLARTDDIVIVGGGLAGLFCALKLAPRPVTLISAAPLGQGASSAWAQGGIAAAVAEGDTPDAHAADTIAVGGGIVDEAVALGIAREAAPRIHDLLAHGVPFDRDLEGRLAVGREAAHSARRIVHVRGDGAGAAIIAALSDAVRRTPSIRLIEGLVAEALLTEDGAVAGLQLREAGNAAARPVLLATRAVVLATGGIGHLYAVTTNPIEASGSGLALAARAGAVIADPEFVQFHPTAIMVGRDPAPLATEALRGEGATLINGDGERFMLARHPLAELAPRDIVARGVFAEIAAGRGAFLDARQALGARFADKFPTVHASCIAAGIDPATQVIPIAPAAHYHMGGIAVDARGCSSIDGLWAGGEVSSTGAHGANRLASNSLLEAVVFAARIAEDIAGRTIPAPAQLPDALVTPRGAALDASAVTRLRTMMSTHVGVIRNGDGLAEAVRSFAATEREAGNITLRNMATTALLVAATAWTRRESRGAHFRSDHPADVPALRQRTMTTLAAACEVADGLTGRPLPRTAQPMIA, from the coding sequence ATGCAAGACAACATCGACAACCTCGCCCGCACCGACGACATCGTCATCGTCGGCGGTGGCCTCGCCGGCCTGTTTTGCGCACTCAAACTCGCGCCGCGGCCGGTAACGCTGATCTCGGCCGCGCCGCTTGGCCAGGGCGCATCGTCCGCATGGGCGCAAGGCGGCATCGCCGCCGCGGTGGCCGAGGGCGATACGCCGGACGCGCATGCCGCGGATACGATTGCCGTCGGCGGCGGCATCGTTGACGAAGCCGTCGCGCTCGGCATCGCCCGCGAAGCGGCGCCGCGGATCCATGACCTGCTCGCCCACGGCGTGCCGTTCGACCGCGATCTCGAAGGCCGGCTCGCGGTCGGGCGGGAAGCTGCGCATTCGGCCCGGCGCATCGTGCATGTGCGCGGCGACGGTGCGGGCGCCGCGATCATCGCGGCCCTGAGCGATGCGGTGCGGCGCACGCCGTCGATCCGGCTGATCGAAGGTCTCGTTGCCGAAGCGCTGTTGACGGAGGACGGGGCGGTCGCCGGCCTTCAGTTGCGTGAAGCCGGCAACGCGGCGGCACGGCCGGTCCTGCTCGCCACACGCGCGGTCGTGCTTGCGACCGGCGGCATCGGCCATCTCTATGCCGTCACCACCAATCCAATCGAGGCCAGCGGCTCCGGTCTTGCGCTTGCTGCCCGCGCCGGCGCCGTCATCGCCGACCCCGAATTCGTGCAGTTCCATCCGACCGCCATCATGGTCGGGCGCGATCCGGCACCGCTCGCGACCGAAGCGCTACGCGGCGAAGGGGCGACGCTGATCAACGGCGATGGCGAACGTTTCATGCTTGCGCGCCATCCGCTCGCCGAGCTCGCGCCCCGCGATATCGTGGCGCGCGGCGTGTTCGCCGAGATCGCGGCCGGCCGCGGCGCCTTCCTCGATGCACGGCAGGCGCTCGGTGCGCGCTTTGCCGACAAATTTCCAACGGTGCACGCGAGCTGCATCGCCGCAGGCATCGATCCCGCGACGCAGGTCATCCCGATCGCGCCGGCCGCGCATTACCACATGGGAGGCATCGCGGTGGACGCGCGCGGCTGCAGCTCGATCGACGGGCTCTGGGCCGGCGGCGAAGTGTCATCCACCGGCGCGCATGGCGCCAACCGGCTCGCGTCGAACTCGCTGCTGGAGGCCGTGGTCTTTGCGGCGCGCATCGCCGAGGACATCGCCGGCCGGACCATCCCCGCGCCTGCCCAGCTTCCCGATGCACTGGTGACACCGCGCGGCGCTGCGCTTGATGCTTCAGCCGTGACGCGGCTGCGGACGATGATGAGCACGCATGTCGGTGTGATCCGCAATGGCGACGGGCTTGCGGAGGCCGTGCGCAGCTTCGCCGCGACCGAGCGCGAAGCCGGCAACATCACGCTGCGCAACATGGCAACGACAGCCCTGCTCGTTGCCGCGACGGCCTGGACCCGGCGCGAGAGCCGCGGCGCGCATTTCCGCTCCGACCATCCGGCGGATGTCCCTGCGCTGAGGCAAAGAACGATGACGACACTCGCGGCTGCGTGCGAGGTGGCCGATGGCCTTACCGGTCGTCCGCTGCCGCGCACCGCCCAACCCATGATCGCCTGA
- the nadA gene encoding quinolinate synthase NadA yields MPITGIYGPDDFTGRPQGQTTAPARAAPTQTAPALPMPSLEWTEEVAQATAPLYERVKHVIPAIEWPLMAPTIKAINELKQARGAVILAHNYQAPEIFHCVADIGGDSLQLAVEATKVKAGIIVQCGVHFMAETSKLLNPDKTVLIPDPRAGCSLAASITGADVRLLREKFPGVPVVAYVNTSAEVKAEVDICCTSSNAVQVVESLNAPSVIFLPDRYLATYVASKTDVKIIAWKGACEVHERFTGEELRAYREADPSVQIIAHPECPPDVLAEADFTGSTAHMINWVRERRPRRLVMITECSMADNVRAELPDVEMLRPCNLCPHMKRITLANILDSLLTLREEVTIDPALAARAKRSVERMINLKN; encoded by the coding sequence ATGCCGATCACTGGAATTTACGGCCCCGACGACTTTACAGGCCGGCCGCAGGGCCAAACCACCGCGCCCGCTCGCGCGGCGCCGACGCAAACGGCGCCCGCGCTGCCGATGCCTTCGCTGGAATGGACGGAGGAAGTCGCGCAAGCCACCGCCCCGCTCTACGAGCGCGTCAAGCACGTGATCCCCGCAATCGAGTGGCCCCTGATGGCGCCGACGATCAAGGCGATCAACGAGCTGAAGCAGGCCCGGGGCGCGGTGATCCTCGCGCACAACTATCAGGCGCCGGAGATCTTTCATTGCGTCGCCGACATCGGCGGCGACTCGCTTCAGCTCGCGGTCGAAGCCACCAAGGTGAAGGCGGGCATCATCGTCCAGTGCGGCGTGCACTTCATGGCGGAGACGTCAAAGCTGCTCAATCCGGACAAGACGGTGCTGATCCCGGATCCGCGCGCGGGCTGCTCGCTTGCGGCCAGCATCACGGGCGCGGACGTCCGCCTGCTCCGCGAAAAATTTCCCGGCGTGCCTGTCGTCGCCTACGTCAACACGTCGGCGGAGGTGAAAGCGGAGGTCGACATCTGCTGCACCTCGTCGAACGCGGTGCAGGTGGTCGAGAGCCTGAACGCGCCGAGTGTGATCTTCCTGCCCGACCGCTATCTCGCAACCTACGTCGCCTCGAAGACCGACGTGAAGATCATCGCCTGGAAAGGCGCTTGCGAGGTGCACGAGCGCTTTACCGGCGAGGAGTTGCGCGCCTATCGCGAGGCCGATCCGTCGGTGCAGATCATCGCACATCCCGAATGTCCGCCGGACGTGCTGGCGGAAGCCGACTTCACCGGCTCGACCGCGCACATGATCAATTGGGTGCGCGAGCGGCGGCCGCGGCGGCTGGTCATGATCACGGAATGCTCGATGGCCGATAATGTCCGCGCCGAGTTGCCCGATGTGGAGATGCTGCGCCCCTGCAATCTCTGCCCGCACATGAAGCGCATCACCCTCGCCAACATCCTGGACAGCCTGCTGACGCTTCGCGAGGAGGTCACGATCGATCCCGCGCTTGCGGCACGTGCAAAGCGCTCAGTCGAGCGGATGATCAATCTGAAGAATTGA